One stretch of Schlesneria sp. DSM 10557 DNA includes these proteins:
- the fhcD gene encoding formylmethanofuran--tetrahydromethanopterin N-formyltransferase, whose product MTTLSDAIVEDTYAEGFRSIYAEVLITARDRTWLDHACNAATGHASSSIFCECEAGIDRYVGPGGDESFPTPDGRPGAIVQFHVPRFKKDREKLLEKVLLHRLSQNVLTCPTASCFNLIDSDPYFKLGRKIALFGDGHQFRDHRYGRKVWVLPIMGGEFIIDRRFGFSDGVMGGNLWFFAESLDASLAAAELGVAALAKVPGTIAPFPGGIAASGSKAGSAYSFLFASTNHPFCPTLRKKLGDQSQVPEGVNSIMEIIINGRDLATVSAGTQAIIAATRNSPGLKKISAGNYGGRLGKSFIYLRPELHT is encoded by the coding sequence GTGACCACATTGTCTGACGCGATTGTTGAAGATACCTACGCCGAGGGGTTTCGCAGCATCTATGCGGAGGTGCTCATCACCGCGCGAGACCGTACGTGGCTGGATCACGCCTGTAACGCCGCGACCGGCCATGCCTCCAGCAGTATATTCTGTGAGTGCGAAGCGGGCATTGATCGCTACGTTGGTCCTGGGGGGGACGAATCGTTTCCTACGCCGGATGGACGTCCTGGTGCGATCGTGCAGTTTCACGTGCCTCGGTTTAAGAAAGACCGCGAGAAGTTGCTGGAAAAAGTACTTTTGCATCGGCTGAGTCAAAATGTACTGACATGCCCGACGGCTTCCTGTTTCAACCTGATTGACTCGGACCCCTACTTTAAGCTCGGGCGTAAAATTGCCTTGTTTGGTGACGGGCATCAGTTCCGTGACCACCGCTATGGTCGCAAGGTTTGGGTGCTGCCAATTATGGGGGGGGAGTTTATCATTGACCGTCGGTTCGGATTTTCCGACGGAGTGATGGGGGGAAACCTGTGGTTCTTCGCGGAATCGCTGGATGCGTCACTGGCCGCTGCAGAACTGGGGGTCGCGGCACTGGCAAAAGTTCCCGGGACAATTGCTCCGTTTCCAGGGGGGATCGCGGCGAGCGGCTCGAAGGCGGGCAGTGCTTACTCTTTTCTGTTTGCCAGTACCAATCACCCGTTCTGTCCAACGCTCCGTAAGAAACTCGGGGACCAGTCACAGGTGCCTGAAGGGGTGAACTCCATCATGGAGATCATCATCAACGGTCGCGATCTGGCCACTGTCTCCGCGGGCACGCAGGCCATCATTGCCGCAACCCGAAATAGCCCTGGACTGAAGAAAATCTCGGCAGGCAATTATGGTGGACGATTGGGGAAGAGCTTCATCTACCTTCGTCCAGAACTGCATACCTGA
- a CDS encoding DUF1080 domain-containing protein, with the protein MKSFLGLVALAIVSLSTLGWAAEPDKDGFIQLFDGKSFDGWKINESPESWKIKDGAIVANGPRSHLFYVGDDKPFTNFEFRADVKTEPNSNGGIYFHTKFQPEGWPKYGFEAQVNNTQGDPKRTGSLYGVVDVLEKHVPDHEWYTETVIVKGKRIIVKINDKVVVDYTEPDDKVAGADFTRKIDKGTFALQAHDPGSTVHFKNIRVKRLD; encoded by the coding sequence ATGAAAAGTTTTCTTGGATTGGTGGCATTAGCGATCGTCTCACTGAGCACTCTGGGGTGGGCTGCTGAACCGGACAAGGATGGTTTCATCCAACTGTTCGACGGCAAATCATTCGATGGCTGGAAGATCAACGAAAGCCCCGAAAGCTGGAAAATCAAGGACGGCGCCATCGTCGCCAACGGCCCCCGCAGCCACCTGTTCTATGTGGGTGATGACAAGCCCTTCACGAACTTTGAATTCCGGGCCGACGTCAAGACAGAGCCCAACAGCAATGGTGGGATCTACTTCCACACCAAGTTCCAGCCTGAGGGATGGCCGAAATACGGGTTCGAAGCTCAGGTTAACAACACTCAGGGTGACCCCAAGCGTACCGGAAGTCTGTACGGCGTGGTCGACGTGCTTGAGAAACACGTCCCCGATCACGAATGGTACACCGAGACAGTGATCGTGAAAGGGAAGCGAATCATCGTCAAGATCAACGACAAAGTTGTTGTTGACTACACCGAACCCGATGACAAGGTCGCTGGTGCAGACTTCACCCGCAAGATCGACAAAGGAACGTTCGCACTGCAGGCTCATGATCCGGGCAGCACCGTCCATTTCAAGAACATCCGAGTGAAGCGACTCGACTGA
- a CDS encoding cyclic nucleotide-binding domain-containing protein, with translation MEHYEYPAGAVVFMPGDLSKKAYLIHSGAVELRRGTFDSNDREAQLGPGEVFGELSLLTETPHTVSARVIKPARLSAITRDEFEQALSSVPTEVNAYIHSILERLKDLTSREQCLTTAIRPVEALTATLYPLTRTAASSLPHASLPITNFPFRIGRSSSQRDRRQSDGNDLFLEDRQPYNVSRNHAMIDMENGKIVVRDMGSSLGILVNDTVIGGPSDEQEKVLDFGDNIIVLGGMTSPFQFRVSVRHG, from the coding sequence ATGGAACATTACGAGTACCCCGCAGGGGCGGTCGTATTCATGCCCGGGGATCTTTCCAAGAAAGCCTACCTTATTCATTCGGGTGCCGTAGAGCTTCGACGTGGCACGTTTGATTCTAATGACCGGGAGGCGCAACTCGGTCCTGGCGAAGTCTTTGGTGAATTGAGCCTTCTCACCGAAACGCCGCACACAGTTTCTGCGCGGGTGATTAAGCCCGCCCGTCTTTCTGCCATCACCCGGGATGAGTTTGAACAGGCGCTGAGTTCCGTTCCGACCGAAGTGAACGCTTATATCCATTCGATCCTGGAACGACTGAAGGATTTGACCTCGCGTGAGCAGTGTCTCACAACGGCCATTCGACCGGTCGAGGCACTGACGGCCACCCTCTATCCGTTAACCCGGACTGCCGCGTCATCGTTGCCTCACGCGTCACTACCCATTACGAATTTCCCATTCCGAATCGGCCGATCATCGTCGCAGCGTGATCGGCGGCAATCGGATGGCAATGACCTCTTTCTGGAAGACCGTCAGCCCTACAATGTCTCACGCAATCACGCGATGATCGACATGGAAAACGGCAAGATCGTCGTGAGAGATATGGGATCGTCACTGGGAATCCTGGTGAACGACACCGTGATTGGCGGCCCTTCGGACGAACAGGAAAAAGTTCTGGACTTCGGCGACAACATTATTGTGCTGGGAGGAATGACCTCTCCGTTCCAGTTTCGAGTCAGCGTACGTCACGGATAG
- a CDS encoding BatA domain-containing protein: MSAWLANHFFNPGFVAGGALLVALPIAIHLINRVQYRRVRFAAMEFLLQSQKRNQRRLLLEQLLLLLLRILIVIGLVLLISRLILNPAQMSIFRGAQTHHLVLIDDSLSMKERWEDTSGFEQAIKVVNQIAAGGAQQPNTQKLTLLRLSQPEQPFFVERNVNEDFVAELLAKLDPQTFKCTNQSLDLTTGLLEAKKFFAEDNGNIHHLHVISDFRERDWRDQKAITSAIEGLAENGVSVNLVRAVPEAHANLTVVELTGDIQVAAVDVPLRMRVTVKNNGSQVASNVRLSVSDNNNKLPTSVLLEKIEPQTEVTQEFEIRLATPSTHKIRVSLDSDALSEDNDRSIAVDVPQAVSVLLVDGESSGDAASYIADAIAADPKATGYLATIESVEALRRRPLDGFACIYLINVPELPADSIDALERYVADGGGLAWFVGESIRPAHYNSELYRNGTGLFPIPLESAPKELILDPTSPGADILTSKHPLFRIFAGEDNALVKLVRIFQFMPAAKDWVRDDQVRMDRVQTMASLRSKDPLFLEHRFGKGRVITCLTTAQPDWNNWATDNSFVVVQLELVKSLARTDRIPEQRQVGEPIVLALDPAEYSDSVEIETPGEEGDRMTRLQASPESAGETGGQGHSGDGTLTQGIEAPVANEGSLNLRAVFRNTDQPGVYTVRLLKQSQASEERLIAFNTAPGEGELALATSADLRKRMGNASGATIQEFGRLDWVEGREAGSEIRQWLLWLLGTLFVLEQALAYKLSYHPPQAVKTLKFSE, translated from the coding sequence ATGTCAGCTTGGCTCGCCAATCACTTTTTCAATCCCGGGTTTGTCGCGGGGGGCGCACTCCTTGTCGCCCTTCCGATCGCCATTCACCTCATCAATCGAGTGCAGTATCGGCGAGTTCGATTTGCAGCCATGGAGTTTCTGCTGCAAAGTCAGAAACGGAATCAGCGGCGCCTGCTGCTGGAGCAACTTTTGTTGTTGCTGCTTCGCATCTTGATTGTGATCGGGTTGGTCCTGCTTATCTCCCGGTTGATCCTCAATCCTGCGCAGATGTCGATTTTTCGCGGCGCTCAAACTCATCATCTCGTCCTGATTGATGACAGCTTGTCGATGAAAGAGCGATGGGAAGATACGAGTGGCTTTGAGCAGGCGATCAAGGTCGTCAACCAGATTGCAGCAGGGGGAGCGCAACAGCCCAATACTCAGAAGCTGACCTTGCTGAGGCTTTCACAGCCTGAGCAGCCGTTCTTCGTTGAGAGGAATGTCAACGAAGACTTTGTTGCGGAACTGCTTGCCAAACTCGATCCGCAGACATTTAAGTGCACGAACCAGTCACTCGATTTAACGACGGGCCTGCTGGAGGCGAAGAAGTTCTTCGCGGAAGACAATGGCAACATCCATCATCTTCACGTGATCTCTGATTTTCGTGAGCGTGACTGGCGGGATCAGAAGGCCATTACTTCGGCCATTGAAGGGCTCGCCGAGAACGGGGTTTCGGTCAATCTTGTCCGTGCAGTTCCTGAAGCTCATGCCAACCTGACAGTTGTTGAACTGACCGGTGACATCCAGGTCGCTGCCGTTGATGTTCCGCTGCGAATGCGTGTCACGGTCAAGAACAATGGCTCGCAGGTCGCGTCGAATGTGCGCCTTTCCGTTTCTGATAACAACAACAAACTTCCCACGAGTGTTCTGCTGGAGAAAATCGAACCGCAGACGGAGGTCACTCAGGAGTTCGAAATTCGACTGGCCACTCCGTCGACGCACAAGATTCGAGTCAGTCTGGATTCAGATGCACTGTCGGAAGATAACGACCGGTCCATCGCGGTCGACGTACCGCAGGCTGTCTCGGTGCTGCTGGTCGACGGTGAGTCGTCGGGAGATGCGGCTTCGTACATCGCAGACGCAATTGCAGCGGATCCCAAGGCCACGGGTTACCTGGCCACGATTGAGAGTGTCGAAGCCCTTCGTCGCCGTCCACTGGATGGCTTCGCCTGTATCTACCTCATAAACGTGCCGGAATTGCCCGCCGATTCCATCGATGCGCTCGAACGTTACGTCGCTGACGGGGGGGGATTGGCGTGGTTCGTAGGAGAGTCGATCCGGCCCGCACATTACAACTCAGAGCTTTACCGGAACGGGACGGGGTTATTCCCGATTCCGCTGGAGAGTGCTCCGAAGGAATTGATTCTTGATCCGACCAGTCCTGGCGCAGACATCCTGACATCGAAACACCCGTTGTTCCGAATCTTTGCGGGTGAGGATAACGCGCTGGTGAAACTCGTTCGAATCTTTCAGTTTATGCCCGCGGCAAAAGACTGGGTTCGCGACGATCAGGTCCGAATGGACCGTGTGCAAACAATGGCCTCGCTGCGAAGCAAGGATCCGCTTTTCCTGGAACACCGTTTCGGAAAAGGGCGGGTAATCACGTGTCTCACGACGGCTCAACCTGACTGGAACAACTGGGCGACCGATAACAGTTTTGTTGTCGTCCAACTGGAACTCGTCAAATCTCTCGCACGAACGGATCGCATCCCGGAACAACGACAAGTCGGTGAGCCCATCGTCCTGGCCCTCGATCCCGCTGAGTACTCAGATTCTGTTGAAATTGAAACGCCCGGCGAAGAGGGCGATCGAATGACAAGACTGCAGGCATCACCCGAAAGTGCCGGTGAAACCGGTGGGCAGGGGCATTCCGGGGACGGAACTCTTACCCAGGGAATTGAAGCTCCGGTGGCAAACGAGGGATCGCTGAATTTGAGAGCTGTCTTTCGAAACACCGACCAGCCCGGAGTCTATACCGTTCGATTGTTGAAGCAGAGCCAGGCAAGCGAAGAGAGACTCATTGCCTTCAACACGGCTCCGGGCGAAGGGGAGCTGGCTTTGGCGACTTCGGCGGATCTGCGAAAGCGAATGGGGAACGCCTCTGGCGCCACTATTCAGGAATTCGGGCGTTTGGACTGGGTCGAAGGACGCGAGGCCGGATCAGAAATTCGGCAGTGGCTCTTGTGGTTGCTGGGAACTCTTTTCGTGCTTGAGCAAGCTCTGGCCTACAAACTGAGTTATCATCCACCGCAAGCAGTCAAGACGCTGAAATTCTCAGAATGA